The DNA window GTCCCGTCTCGCCCGCAGAGGTGACGCTCTTCACGCCCAACTTCATCTCGGAGAAGATCCTGCTGCGGCTGCTCAAGTACTCGGACGTCATCCAGGAGCTGAAGTTTGACGAGGAGAACAAGAAGTCCCCACGCCATTTCCTCTACACCAAGAACAAGTCAGCCGACTACTTCATCCTCATCCTGCAGGTACCGCCGCTCCTCCTCACGGGCTGGGAGCGGGGTGGTGTCACCGGCCACGCGTGGGGTCCCCGGGGGGGAGCCGTCAccccagggaggctgcagggagcctcCTTCCACCCGGCCCAGCGCCGCGGGACGCGGCGTGCGGAGCCTGACGCCGTCTCTCTGCCTTGCAGGGCAAGGTGGAGGTGGAGGCCGGCAAGGAGTGCATGAAGTTCGAAGCGGGAGCCTTCTCCTACTACGGGGTGATGGCCATCAGCCCGCCTCCGGTATCGGGTAAGCGTCCCCGATGGCGTGGGCAGAGCCCCCTGCCCGTTTTAGAGCTGCTGTTGGGAAGAGGAGATGCTGGAGGACGCTCCGAGCCCTGCTGGCTCCCCCCAGGCaatgctggggctggtgctgctcctCGGGGCGCTGCGCCCTGTGCGTGCCTGGCAGCGGGGCCAAggggctgtgcccaggctgGAGCCAGGACCCCGGTGCTGGGCTGGCACCGTGCAGGCGGATCCGCTCCCTGCGGCCCCAGTTTCGGGGTGCCCTCGTGTCGCTTGCCGAGCTCTGTGAGCAGCCAGACGTGGACCCTGGCAGCCCGTGCCGGGCTCTGCTTGGTGCTGTGGAGTCACCAGCGCTTCTCCTGCTCCATCTTGCCCTCTGCCATCCCCACCAGCAGCGGGGGGCAGTGCAGCGCTGCCCCTTTGCCCGCTGGTCTCTCTTGACGTTGTCCTCTGCGTGCGTCGTGCTGTCCGTGTCCCAGCCCGGCCCCACAAAGCGAGGGTCACCCTTTTCCAGGCTGACAGGTGAACGGCACGGCTACATGGTGCCAAACCCCGCTGGGACCGGGTTACCCCCCACCTTCGGGcatccccccccgccccagccaTGTGAACTCAGCGCCAGGTGCTTtgcccctggggctgggccGGCTCCTCACCGTTCAACTTGGGATCccggtgctgctggaggaggaaaagcGGCTCCACCAGCCTCTGCAACAGGCTGTGGGGGCAGAGCCGAGCACCCGGTCCTGCTCATAGTGGCACGAGGGCCCCGCGCTCCCCTCATTCACCCCGATTTCCCCCGACTGCCTCCTCTGGTTATTTATGGAGGAGCCAGCGCTGGCCGGGCGGGTGAGCCCACCTCGTGTCGAGGCTGCCCGCGGTCCCTGGGGCACCCCCGGCTTTCGGAGCACGTCACCGCGCTGTCCTCGTCACCCCCCTCACCCCCACGCAGGGGGAGCGATCCAGTGGGGCAGGGACGGCGTCCTCGGGCTCGGTCCCACCGCTGAGGACAGAGCTGTCCCCTGGGCGAGGGGACCGCTGTCCCCAGAGCGGGGGGAACTGGAGGCTCTGTCCGGGCTCCAGTTGGGGACCCTTTGGCAGGTGACAGGCAGGGACCAAGCACTCGGGGACACGTCTGTCCCACCGCTCTGTGCTTGGCTCCATGTCCCCAGATCCTACGGGACGGGACTCGGGGCAGTGTCACCGGGGGCTCAGCACTGCGGTCACCCACTGGGACCCTGCCCGGTGCCGCGGTGCTGACCCCGTGCCCCCCGTCCCCGCAGAGACCCGCTCCCCGTCCCACGTGGGCAGCCTGAACCGCTCGGCCTCCCTGAGCTACCATGAGCGCTCCGACTCCGTCTCGTCCCCCgtcagcagcagcaacaaccaGCTCAACGCCAGCGCCCCGTACGTGGCCGACTTCAGCGTCCGCGCCCTCACCGACCTCCAGTTCGTCAAGGTGAGGCTGCGTGGGGCCGGGGGTGGCCGGGGCCTCCTGGGGGACGCGACCGCCACCCCATCCCTCTTCGATTCCTCCCGCAGATCACGCGGCAGGAGTACCAGAACGGCCTCACCGCCTCCCGCATGGACAGTTGTCCCCAGTCCCCGGACAGCAGCGCTCCCAAACCCGACCTGCCGGAGAAGCCGGAGCCCGCCGACGAGACCACCAGCCTCCTGAACGAGAGGAACTGCCTGAGCCGCCGGAGCAACCACAGCCCCGTGGAGAACTCCATCTGACCCCGGCCGCGGGCCAGGGACGCGTTGGGACCCCCGCAGCCGCCCTGCGGGGACCCTGCCCAGGTCAGAAACGCTCCGGTGGCGATGGAGCGGGTACGGGTCCGCCGCGCCGGCCACCGAGGGAACGGACGCACCCGCCGCCGCTTTCACACCCGGTGTTTGCCGGAGGCACCCGCGGCGCGGGCCGGAAGGGAGCCcggttttgctgctgctgctgctttttggagACTGGTTCCGTGGTTTCAGCGCGGTGGAGGCCGGAGGCCCCGCGGCCGGCGAGCGTTCGTTCGCGTGCAGCTCAGGGAGCTTCAGGTCCcgcgggccgggcccccccaCGGCCTCCCCCCGGGGGTGTTTTTGGGCGGACGCGAGCGACTCTGGGGCCTCCTCCCGGAGAACCGCACCGGGCCCGAGGCCGCGGCGAGGGGCTTGACTCTGCCACCAGCCCCCCCTGCCTCCAGCGGGGGCGCTGAGGATGGCCgggagacccccccccaaaaaaaataaaacataaataaagcGGAGGTGgaacggggtggggggggtgacTCAGGGAGtgccgcggccccggggcggggggctcgggggggcaGGATCCGGCACACAGCTAGTGACCAAAGTACgggcggggggggctccccTCCGCCTCCTCCCAAGGAGCTTCTCCGAAATCGCcagctgggaccccccccctcaccgccggggctccccccccaccccccctgAAAAGCACAAGTCCCCTGGGTGACCGCTGTAAGTTATTGGGAGAaggttaattatttttgttaatcgTGTCGCGACTATCAGGTCCTAGGTTCTTCTGCGGGGAGATGCtagaagtaataataataataataataatattaaatcatgatggaaattaaaaaaaaaaacaactttttttattaaatcttcCTCTATGCAACCCTTCCCCCCCGagaatctgtatttatttttcgCATCGGGTTTGATTTGTatattttggggagggggaggccgGGCCCGGAGGCCCCGCAGGGGCCGGTGCCACTGTTGCAGCCTCCCCCCCAGGTTGTGGAACTGActctggaattttattttatttttgccgATTGggtaataaaaaaatctctatatCTGTATTGTCAGCCTCTTGCGTGCTTTGGGGTGGGGACGGAGGCTGAGAGCTCCCAGGCTGCCCGTTCGCTTCGCCCTCGGTGCTCGGGGAGTGCCAGCGGGATCCTGGGGGGCGTTGGaagggtgctggcagcagggcgaggCGGTGATCCTCCCCCGGAGACCTCATCAAGGTGTACAAATATTTGAGGGGAGGGTGTccagaggatggagctggtctcttttcagctgTGCCCAGCCACAGGACGAGAGGCGCCGGCCGCAAACCGATGCCCAGGAGGTTCCAGCGCCATTTGCGGGGGCACTTCTGTACTGGGAGGTGACAGAGTACCGTCCCCTACAGGTACGGCCCCGCGGGCACCGGGTGGCCGATCACCCCCACCCGTCCCCTCAGCATCCTGCCCAGCGCCCTCTCCGCCCGCTGGGACACTCGCCGGGGCTGTCCCTTGGCACCCGGACTGCGGGCTGTCCCTTCTGCCTGCCCCAAGCCGCCCGCTGGAGCTTCACCCAACAGCCTCTGCTTGGCCCCCACCGCCTGCAGGCGGGCACGGCGCAGCGCCCCGCGGGTGCGGGGCAGCACCTGGCCTTTTTTTGGGGTGCAAAGCTGCTCTTCGGCGAGTCCTGGCCCTCCGTCCGCCCCGAGCCACAACTGCAGGACCTGCAGCTCCTCGTAGCGCCCCGACCACATCGCGCGGGCACTCGCAGGCCTGTGGCTGGATCCGCCCCAAAGCcagctggggtgggagcagggacacggaagcttttttttcttttttttttgtcccagcATTTGGGTTTTGGAGGCGATAAAAGGTtgctggaggggcaggggcaCGCGCTTCTGTCCCAGCAGCTCACCAAAGGAGGTGCCACCCCCTGCCCGTTCCGTAGCGCCCTGCAAGTCCCCAGCGGGTGGATTGGGACCGggccgtgtcccctcccagGTCCCCTCCCAGGTCCCTGGGGTGCAGCCCCGGCCTCGCTGCTCCCATGTGGGGacagccccgtccccctgccCTCACCACGTCTCGGTACCGATGCTCTCCGTGCGGTGACCCCGTGTCCACATCCACACCGTGCGCAGGGGACAGAAAGGCAGAGCCGGGTTTTGGTGCCAGGACctcgttttgttttttttttttccagcaggcACAGAGCCCTGCGGGTCCCCCCGTCCGCGCCGGCCTCACCGCGTCCCCCTCAGCCATCCAGCAGGTCCCGGACCGCGGGGTCCGCCGTGTCGCAGGGCCGCCGTCCCCTGGCGTCGCGGGCTGCCGCCAGCGCCGGGtcgagctgcaggagcagggcgcAGACGTCCCGGTGGCCGCGCTCGGCCGCCTGCGGGTGACACCACCGTGACGCGTGGCGCCGCGGCAGCACCGCGGCCGGGTCCCCGCCTCGTCACCCACCTTGTGCAGCCCGGTGCGGCCGTCCCCGTCAGCGGCGGCAGGGTCAGCGCCGTGGGCCAGCAGGAGCCGGACCACGGCGAGGTGGCCGCAGTAGCAGGCGCGGTGCAGGGCGGTGGCGCCGCCGGGCGTGCGGGCGTCGCAGCGGGCACcgcgctgcagcagcaggcggcAGACCCCCAGGTGCCCGTTACGGCTGGCGTAGTGCTGGGGGGGCAACGGGGCGGGTGAGCGGGTTCTCCCGCCGGTACCCGGTGCTACCCCGGTACCCGATGCCCATCTGGTTCCGCCCCGGTACCCGGTGCCCTGCCGgttcccaccccccccccaccagtaCCCGGTACCCCCCTGGTACCCGGTGCCCCCCCGTCCTCTCCCGGTAGCCAGTGCCCCCCTCCAGTTCCCTTCCCCGGTACCCGGTGCCCTgccggttccccccccccccccaccagtaCCCGGTACCCCCCTGGTACCCGGTGCCCCCCCGTCCTCTCCCGGTAGCCAGTGCCCCCCTCCAGTTCCCTTCCCCGGTACCCGGTGCCCCCCCTATTTCCTCCCCAGTACCTGGTGCCTTCCTGGTTCTCCCCAGCCCGGTGCCCCCCCAGTTCCTCCCCCCCGGTACCCGGTGCCCACCCGGTTCCCCCCCCCATATTCGGTGTTCCCCCCCAGATACCCGGTGCCCCCCCAGTTTCCCCCCAGTACCCGGTGCCCCCCGAGTTCCTCCCCCCCCGGTATCCGGTTCTGCTCCGGTTCCCCCCCCGGTacccggtgcccccccggttcccccccTCTCTACTCTGTGCCTCCCCGGTGCCTCCC is part of the Cygnus atratus isolate AKBS03 ecotype Queensland, Australia chromosome 27, CAtr_DNAZoo_HiC_assembly, whole genome shotgun sequence genome and encodes:
- the ANKRD39 gene encoding ankyrin repeat domain-containing protein 39, producing the protein MAAGRRSPPGPCCPPRAAVPSVHQSLPEMDFERGIWAAARDGDEPRVLQLLERRGEPSETDLAGYTALHYASRNGHLGVCRLLLQRGARCDARTPGGATALHRACYCGHLAVVRLLLAHGADPAAADGDGRTGLHKAAERGHRDVCALLLQLDPALAAARDARGRRPCDTADPAVRDLLDG